Proteins encoded within one genomic window of Rossellomorea vietnamensis:
- a CDS encoding IS256 family transposase, producing the protein MTQLQFNLDLDSLKEAVINSNIETVVRSAIVLVLNEYMERERDQYLQAASYERSTDRLDYRNGYYERDFTMSVGKIKLKVPRTRNGDFSPSIFEKYSRCDQAFVLSMLEMVINGVSTRKVTHIVEQLCGETVSKSFVSSLTQKLDPIINDWAKRPLNGTYFPFIFVDAMYIKVREHHRVVSKAVYIATALTEKNNREILGLMVDHVESYESWSRFFQQLKSRGLQSPKLVISDAHKGLQKAVLREFIGTSWQRCNVHFKRNIINQLPKKDSKEIRTMIKRVFEAVKIEDMRNFKEELMSQFSENKKYEKALAILDEGFEDTIQYMEHPEEIRPHIRSTNSLERLNQEVRRREKVIRIFPNTQSAFRLVGAVLFHYQETNYSKRKFF; encoded by the coding sequence ATGACTCAATTACAGTTTAACCTAGATTTGGATTCTTTAAAAGAAGCAGTAATAAATTCTAACATCGAAACGGTGGTTCGCTCAGCCATCGTCCTTGTATTAAATGAATACATGGAAAGGGAGAGAGACCAGTACCTACAAGCAGCTTCCTACGAACGATCTACTGATCGTTTAGATTATCGTAACGGATACTATGAGCGTGATTTCACGATGAGTGTTGGGAAGATCAAATTGAAGGTACCACGCACCCGTAATGGAGATTTTTCTCCTTCCATATTTGAAAAGTACTCACGTTGTGATCAAGCTTTTGTTCTTTCGATGCTTGAAATGGTGATCAATGGTGTTTCTACCCGTAAGGTTACTCATATTGTGGAACAGCTTTGTGGTGAAACAGTTTCAAAATCATTCGTTTCTTCCCTGACTCAAAAATTAGATCCTATCATTAATGATTGGGCTAAGAGACCTCTGAACGGAACTTATTTTCCATTTATATTTGTAGATGCCATGTATATAAAAGTTCGCGAACACCATCGTGTCGTTTCAAAAGCCGTCTACATTGCGACAGCTCTTACTGAGAAAAATAATCGTGAGATTTTAGGATTAATGGTCGATCATGTCGAGAGCTACGAAAGTTGGAGTAGGTTCTTTCAACAGCTGAAATCGCGCGGTTTACAGTCACCTAAGCTTGTGATTTCAGATGCCCATAAGGGCCTACAAAAAGCCGTTCTCCGTGAATTTATTGGAACCAGTTGGCAGAGGTGTAATGTACATTTCAAACGAAATATTATTAACCAACTCCCTAAGAAAGATTCCAAAGAAATTAGAACGATGATTAAGCGGGTATTTGAAGCCGTCAAAATCGAAGATATGAGGAACTTTAAAGAAGAACTGATGAGTCAGTTTAGCGAGAATAAAAAATATGAAAAAGCGTTGGCCATCTTAGATGAAGGCTTTGAAGATACCATACAGTACATGGAGCACCCAGAGGAAATTCGACCACACATTCGTAGTACAAACAGTTTGGAACGCTTAAACCAAGAGGTTCGAAGAAGAGAAAAGGTCATACGGATTTTCCCTAATACGCAGTCAGCTTTTCGGTTGGTTGGGGCAGTATTATTTCATTACCAAGAGACCAATTATTCAAAAAGAAAATTCTTTTAA
- a CDS encoding transglycosylase domain-containing protein — protein sequence MKEKWNILREKLDPATRFFSNTRLQKRARITYGVFWNLSLILIVLFVLGFAFAGGVGAGYFASLVKEEPIRPYDQMKKDIYNYEETSRLYFSDDVYLGKLRTDLEREEVKLEDISKDLQHAVIATEDEYFNEHNGVVPKAIMRAVLQEFTNSATQSGGSTLTQQLIKNQILTNEVSFERKAKEILLALRLERFFDKDEILEAYLNVATLGRNSSGQNIAGVQSAAKGIFGVDAKDLSLPQSAFIAGLPQAPFSYTPFKNNGEIKENLEAGMSRKNTVLYRMHREGYITKKQYDDAVAYDISKDFVKPKPSPREQYPWLTAELESRAVEIMKNVLAKEDGYSEQDLENNDELEDKYQTLADRNVRQSGYEIHSTINKKIYDQMQKTKDAYEMYGPTKTRTLKDADTGKDVEIEEPVQVGAVMIENKTGRIISFIGGRDFKLEQINHATQSHRSNGSTMKPLLAYGPALEYGYISPGSPIPDVGVNINGWKPENYSFRERGLFPARFALAESLNLPAVRTYANIYNRNPFKEFLLKMGFESLSSRYDNNLSLTLGATTTGVTVEENVNAYTTFANGGKFIDAFMIDKIVDKDGNVVFEHKTEPVDVFSPQTAYLAIDMMRDTLDHNLGTGRYAKTFLNFDSDWAGKSGTSQEYKDHWFVATNPSITFGTWFGYDTPSSLNTPGSRARYGHYGLRNIRLWSYLLNDVRDLAPDLIDPDASFQQPEGVVRRSFCSISGLLPSEACSQAGLVKSDLFNAKYVPTKTDDSLLMSRYVMVNGKKYLALPNTPAEFSQPGVILNPDFVKNIFGAVPGDPDKLIPDGDERFKNVLIAENKISDDGAAPGTVNASGNGNKITWTPSASGDVVGYRVYRTSGGKVGSVKSGSSLAVSVGNGDFYVVAVDVAGKESARSNTVQIGQPAPKPDPKPEKPGTDPKPPGDKPADPPPKPDKPDKPEPPPPADDGGGDGGGDGGGDGGGDGGGDGGGDGGGTEPPTEPDPPPAQN from the coding sequence ATGAAGGAAAAATGGAACATATTACGTGAAAAATTAGACCCTGCAACCAGGTTCTTTTCAAATACTAGACTACAAAAACGAGCAAGAATTACATACGGTGTATTCTGGAACCTGTCTTTGATCCTGATCGTCCTCTTTGTATTGGGATTCGCATTTGCAGGAGGAGTCGGAGCGGGTTATTTCGCTTCACTCGTCAAGGAAGAACCAATCCGTCCTTATGACCAAATGAAAAAGGACATCTACAACTACGAAGAAACCTCTCGACTTTACTTCTCGGACGATGTCTATCTCGGGAAACTCCGGACCGACCTGGAACGGGAAGAAGTGAAGCTTGAAGATATTTCGAAAGATCTGCAGCATGCCGTCATTGCCACGGAAGATGAGTACTTCAACGAACATAACGGTGTCGTGCCTAAAGCGATCATGCGCGCCGTCCTACAGGAATTCACGAATTCAGCCACCCAATCGGGCGGGAGTACACTCACTCAACAGCTGATCAAAAATCAGATCCTCACGAATGAAGTTTCATTTGAAAGAAAAGCGAAAGAAATCCTTCTCGCTCTTCGCCTGGAAAGATTTTTTGATAAAGATGAAATACTGGAAGCGTATCTGAATGTAGCGACTCTTGGACGGAACTCATCCGGCCAAAACATCGCGGGCGTCCAATCGGCTGCCAAAGGGATCTTCGGAGTGGACGCAAAGGATTTGTCCCTGCCGCAGTCAGCCTTCATCGCAGGACTTCCACAGGCTCCCTTCTCTTACACGCCATTCAAGAATAATGGGGAGATCAAAGAGAATCTCGAAGCCGGGATGAGCCGGAAAAACACGGTCCTCTACCGGATGCACCGGGAAGGATACATCACGAAAAAGCAATATGACGATGCCGTTGCCTATGACATCTCAAAGGATTTCGTAAAACCAAAGCCATCACCTCGGGAGCAATATCCATGGCTCACTGCTGAACTTGAAAGCAGGGCAGTGGAAATCATGAAAAATGTGCTTGCCAAGGAAGATGGATATTCCGAACAGGATCTCGAAAACAATGATGAACTTGAAGACAAGTACCAGACGCTTGCTGACCGCAATGTTCGTCAAAGCGGGTATGAAATCCATTCAACCATCAACAAGAAGATTTATGATCAAATGCAAAAAACAAAGGATGCGTATGAGATGTACGGTCCGACTAAAACCAGAACGTTAAAAGACGCTGACACAGGGAAAGATGTAGAAATCGAAGAACCGGTTCAGGTCGGCGCCGTGATGATCGAGAACAAAACGGGCCGCATCATCAGCTTCATTGGCGGCCGTGATTTTAAATTGGAACAAATCAACCATGCCACTCAATCACACAGATCAAACGGCTCAACCATGAAGCCTTTGCTCGCTTACGGACCAGCACTCGAATACGGGTACATCTCACCGGGATCACCGATTCCTGATGTGGGCGTCAACATCAATGGCTGGAAACCGGAAAACTATTCGTTCAGGGAGCGCGGACTCTTCCCTGCAAGATTCGCACTGGCAGAATCATTGAATCTACCAGCGGTCAGAACGTATGCGAATATTTACAACCGGAATCCATTTAAAGAGTTTCTGTTGAAGATGGGCTTTGAATCCCTTTCAAGCAGATATGACAATAACCTGTCCCTTACTCTGGGGGCAACGACGACGGGTGTCACGGTAGAAGAAAACGTAAATGCCTACACCACCTTTGCCAATGGGGGAAAATTCATCGATGCCTTCATGATTGACAAGATCGTCGACAAAGATGGCAATGTCGTCTTTGAACACAAGACAGAACCTGTGGATGTCTTCAGTCCGCAAACCGCTTATTTAGCGATCGATATGATGAGGGATACCCTGGATCATAACCTAGGTACCGGGCGCTACGCGAAGACCTTCCTGAACTTTGATTCAGACTGGGCCGGGAAATCCGGAACGAGTCAGGAATACAAAGATCACTGGTTTGTAGCAACGAATCCTAGTATTACATTTGGGACCTGGTTCGGCTACGACACACCTTCGTCACTGAACACTCCTGGATCCCGTGCCCGGTACGGACATTACGGACTGCGTAACATCCGCTTATGGTCGTATCTGTTGAATGACGTCAGGGACCTGGCTCCCGATCTGATTGATCCTGATGCATCGTTCCAACAACCGGAAGGGGTCGTCAGAAGATCCTTCTGTTCCATCTCGGGACTGCTTCCATCCGAAGCATGCAGCCAGGCGGGACTCGTTAAAAGTGATTTATTCAATGCAAAATACGTTCCTACCAAAACGGATGACAGCTTACTTATGAGTCGTTACGTCATGGTGAACGGAAAGAAATACCTGGCATTGCCGAATACGCCGGCAGAATTTTCACAGCCGGGTGTCATCCTGAACCCTGACTTTGTAAAAAATATCTTCGGTGCAGTGCCTGGAGACCCTGACAAACTGATCCCGGATGGAGACGAACGATTTAAAAATGTCCTCATCGCGGAGAACAAGATTTCTGATGACGGGGCAGCTCCCGGAACCGTCAATGCAAGCGGAAACGGGAACAAAATCACGTGGACACCATCCGCAAGCGGCGATGTCGTCGGATACCGGGTATACCGGACATCCGGCGGAAAAGTCGGAAGCGTCAAGTCCGGATCCAGTTTAGCAGTATCTGTTGGAAACGGTGATTTCTACGTGGTTGCCGTCGATGTAGCCGGTAAAGAATCTGCCCGTTCCAACACGGTCCAGATCGGACAACCGGCACCAAAACCGGATCCCAAACCTGAAAAACCAGGTACAGATCCGAAACCACCTGGTGACAAACCAGCCGATCCACCTCCTAAACCCGATAAACCGGACAAGCCGGAGCCACCACCTCCTGCAGATGATGGCGGCGGAGATGGCGGCGGAGATGGCGGCGGAGATGGCGGCGGAGACGGCGGTGGTGACGGTGGTGGTGACGGTGGCGGAACCGAACCACCTACAGAACCGGATCCACCACCCGCGCAGAACTGA
- the tyrS gene encoding tyrosine--tRNA ligase, producing the protein MDLLKDLEWRGITYQQTDAEGLKDLLNKESISIYCGIDPTADSMHIGHLLPFLTLRRFQNQGHRPLVLVGGATGLIGDPSGKNEERKLQTVEAIQGNVASIKGQLQSIFDFEGENGAVMVNNYDWIGAMDVVTFLRDFGKHVGVNYMLAKDTISSRLESGISFTEFTYTILQAMDFNHLYDNYNCKLQIGGSDQWGNITTGLELIRRTHEEETKAFGFTIPLVTKADGTKFGKTESGAVWLDPKKTSPYEFYQFWINAADADVVKYLKYFTFLSHEEIDALAQSVETEPHLRKAQKTLAEEMTKLIHGEEALDQAIRITQALFSGDIKSLSASEILEGFKDVPSFEQAKGEEIGLIDLLVNAKISPSKRQAREDVGNGAIYINGERITDLQHVMGEGDKIEGQFTIIRRGKKKYFRVQYV; encoded by the coding sequence ATGGATTTATTAAAAGACTTGGAATGGCGTGGGATCACGTACCAGCAAACAGATGCTGAAGGTTTGAAGGACTTATTGAATAAAGAAAGCATTTCGATTTACTGCGGGATCGATCCGACAGCGGACAGCATGCATATCGGGCATCTGCTTCCATTCCTGACACTTCGTCGTTTCCAGAATCAAGGGCATCGTCCACTTGTACTGGTTGGAGGGGCAACAGGGTTGATCGGTGACCCGAGTGGTAAAAACGAAGAGCGTAAACTGCAGACAGTTGAAGCGATTCAGGGAAATGTAGCGAGCATTAAAGGACAGCTCCAGAGCATTTTTGATTTCGAAGGGGAAAATGGGGCAGTGATGGTGAATAACTATGACTGGATCGGAGCAATGGACGTTGTCACATTCCTTCGTGATTTCGGTAAGCATGTGGGTGTGAATTACATGCTGGCGAAAGATACGATCTCTTCCCGTCTGGAATCAGGTATTTCATTCACTGAATTTACGTATACGATCCTGCAGGCGATGGACTTCAATCATCTGTACGACAACTACAACTGCAAGCTGCAGATCGGTGGAAGTGATCAGTGGGGGAATATCACGACCGGCCTTGAATTGATCAGACGTACACATGAGGAAGAAACGAAGGCATTCGGTTTCACGATTCCACTTGTCACGAAAGCGGACGGAACAAAATTCGGGAAAACGGAAAGCGGGGCGGTATGGCTCGATCCGAAGAAGACGTCTCCATATGAGTTCTACCAGTTCTGGATCAACGCGGCTGACGCCGATGTCGTGAAATACTTGAAGTACTTCACCTTCCTTTCTCATGAAGAAATAGATGCATTGGCTCAATCCGTTGAAACAGAACCTCATCTTCGCAAAGCACAAAAGACGCTTGCGGAAGAAATGACGAAGCTGATTCACGGAGAAGAAGCCCTTGATCAGGCGATCCGTATCACTCAAGCGCTATTCAGTGGTGACATCAAGTCATTATCAGCTTCTGAAATACTGGAAGGCTTCAAAGATGTTCCTTCTTTCGAACAGGCAAAAGGAGAAGAAATCGGATTGATCGATCTCCTCGTCAATGCGAAAATCTCGCCATCCAAGCGTCAGGCACGTGAAGATGTCGGAAACGGTGCCATCTACATCAACGGTGAGCGTATCACGGATCTTCAGCATGTAATGGGCGAAGGGGATAAGATCGAAGGACAATTTACCATCATCCGACGCGGAAAGAAGAAATATTTCAGAGTTCAGTACGTATAA
- the rpsD gene encoding 30S ribosomal protein S4: protein MARYTGPSWKLSRRLGISLSGTGKELEKRPYAPGQHGPNQRKKISEYGLQLQEKQKLRHMYGVTERQFRNLFDQAGKLQGKHGENFMALLECRLDNVVYRLGLARTRRQARQLVNHGHVTVNGSRVDIPSFRVLPGQTISVREKSRNLDIIKEAMEVNSFVPEFLTFDADKLEGTFTRVPERSELPAEINEALIVEFYSR, encoded by the coding sequence ATGGCTCGATATACTGGCCCAAGCTGGAAATTATCTCGTCGTCTTGGAATCTCTCTAAGCGGTACGGGTAAAGAATTAGAAAAGCGTCCTTACGCTCCAGGACAACACGGTCCTAACCAACGTAAAAAAATCTCTGAATACGGTTTACAACTTCAAGAGAAGCAAAAACTTCGTCACATGTACGGAGTAACTGAGCGTCAATTCCGTAACCTATTTGACCAAGCTGGCAAATTACAAGGTAAACACGGTGAAAACTTCATGGCGCTACTTGAGTGCCGCCTGGATAACGTTGTTTATCGTTTAGGTCTTGCTCGTACTCGCCGTCAAGCACGTCAACTTGTTAACCACGGTCACGTTACAGTGAACGGATCTCGCGTAGACATCCCTTCATTCCGCGTACTTCCTGGTCAAACAATCTCAGTTCGTGAAAAATCACGTAACCTTGACATCATCAAAGAAGCGATGGAAGTGAACAGCTTTGTTCCTGAATTCCTAACTTTCGATGCTGACAAATTAGAAGGTACATTCACACGCGTTCCTGAACGTTCTGAATTACCAGCTGAAATTAACGAAGCTCTTATCGTTGAGTTCTACTCTCGTTAA